From one Candidatus Poribacteria bacterium genomic stretch:
- a CDS encoding biotin transporter BioY, with protein sequence MAKARGTTILRAFFLLEGVLSRSAAVVGFAIFTALCAKVRISLPFTPVPITMQTFAVLSAGLLLGRSLGSASMALYLMLGVAGLPLFSLGGGLSYLAGPTGGYLIGFLLAAYLVGYLAERGWDRSYRRCLAAMLAGELAIYLPGLLWLSRFIPLNALFKMGLWPFIPGDLIKIGLISICLPSGWRLREYLMGRGDRS encoded by the coding sequence ATGGCTAAAGCTCGAGGCACGACCATATTGCGGGCATTTTTCCTCTTGGAGGGGGTTCTGAGCAGATCGGCGGCTGTCGTGGGATTCGCCATCTTCACCGCTTTATGTGCTAAGGTGAGGATATCCCTCCCGTTCACGCCCGTCCCGATAACAATGCAGACCTTCGCCGTGCTTTCGGCGGGGCTGCTTCTGGGACGGAGTCTCGGATCGGCAAGCATGGCGCTATATCTGATGCTGGGAGTTGCGGGATTGCCCCTCTTCAGCTTAGGAGGCGGCCTCTCGTATCTCGCCGGGCCGACGGGGGGATATCTGATCGGATTCCTCCTGGCAGCTTATCTCGTCGGATATCTGGCGGAGAGAGGCTGGGATAGAAGCTACAGGCGATGTCTGGCCGCCATGCTAGCGGGTGAGCTGGCGATATATCTTCCGGGACTCCTGTGGCTATCCAGGTTCATCCCCCTAAACGCCCTCTTCAAGATGGGACTGTGGCCTTTTATCCCGGGAGATCTCATCAAGATCGGCCTCATATCGATCTGTCTGCCGTCCGGATGGAGGCTTAGAGAATACCTGATGGGGCGAGGTGATCGGAGTTGA
- a CDS encoding phenylacetate--CoA ligase, with amino-acid sequence MFWEKEIETLPREELERLQVRRLRQTLLRARNSPFYGRLFKRIGLDPERVNSLDVLKDIPFTTKEDLRANAPYGFLAVPKEEIVRLHSSSGTTGIATPIFHTASDIESWANLVARCMYMVGVRREDVFQNTMGYGLFTGGLGFHYGAEKLGVMVIPSGPGNSRRQIYLMQTFGTTVVHILPSYAMRLLSVFQEMGLDPRYDTRLRIAFIGAEPHSEEMRKRIEDAYGMDAYNSYGLSEMNGPGVAFECPHKNGLHVWEDSFILEVIDPETLEPLPDGEEGELVFTTLTREGMPIIRYRSRDLAAVYPEPCPCGRTHRRISRIKGRTDDMLIVKGVNIFPIQIERVLMNIPEVGTDYQIILDRKNYLDAMTVRVEINAKFFDGDIRHLERLQKKIVEELRSEIIIEPEVELVEPGSIPKSEGKAVRVIDKRGGG; translated from the coding sequence ATGTTCTGGGAGAAAGAGATAGAGACCCTACCCAGGGAGGAACTTGAGAGGTTACAGGTTCGGCGTCTACGCCAGACACTTCTGAGAGCCCGAAACTCCCCCTTTTATGGAAGGCTTTTTAAAAGGATCGGCCTCGATCCTGAGAGGGTGAACTCGCTCGACGTGCTCAAGGACATCCCGTTCACGACCAAGGAGGATCTGCGGGCCAACGCGCCATATGGATTCCTGGCCGTCCCGAAAGAGGAGATCGTCAGGCTCCACTCCTCATCCGGCACGACAGGTATCGCCACGCCTATCTTTCATACGGCATCTGACATCGAGAGCTGGGCCAACCTCGTCGCCAGATGTATGTATATGGTCGGCGTCAGGAGGGAGGACGTATTTCAGAACACGATGGGGTATGGGCTTTTTACGGGCGGACTGGGCTTCCACTACGGGGCGGAGAAATTGGGCGTGATGGTCATTCCCTCCGGCCCGGGAAACAGCCGCAGGCAGATCTATCTGATGCAGACCTTCGGCACAACCGTCGTCCACATCCTGCCCAGCTATGCCATGAGGCTGCTCTCGGTTTTCCAGGAGATGGGGCTCGATCCGAGGTATGACACCCGGCTGAGGATAGCCTTCATCGGTGCTGAACCCCATTCGGAGGAGATGCGAAAGAGGATCGAGGACGCCTACGGGATGGACGCCTACAACTCATACGGCCTTTCGGAGATGAACGGGCCGGGCGTGGCGTTTGAATGTCCACACAAAAACGGCCTGCACGTCTGGGAGGACAGCTTCATACTGGAGGTGATCGATCCCGAAACCCTCGAGCCTCTGCCCGACGGCGAGGAGGGCGAATTGGTGTTCACTACCCTGACCAGGGAGGGAATGCCGATCATAAGGTATAGATCCAGGGATCTGGCCGCCGTCTATCCCGAACCATGCCCCTGCGGCAGAACTCACAGACGTATCTCGCGCATCAAGGGGCGAACCGACGACATGCTCATCGTCAAGGGCGTCAACATCTTCCCGATTCAGATCGAGCGGGTGCTCATGAACATCCCCGAGGTCGGAACGGATTACCAGATCATACTCGACAGGAAAAACTATCTGGACGCCATGACCGTCCGTGTGGAGATAAACGCCAAGTTCTTCGACGGCGATATAAGACATCTGGAGCGGCTGCAGAAGAAGATCGTCGAGGAGCTCCGCTCGGAGATAATCATCGAGCCTGAGGTCGAGCTGGTCGAGCCGGGAAGCATCCCCAAAAGCGAAGGCAAGGCGGTCAGGGTGATAGATAAAAGGGGAGGTGGATGA
- a CDS encoding ACT domain-containing protein, translating into MAYQVSVFAENKPGRLGRITEVLARANVNLRAITITGTERYGVVKLLVDKPDLAYDVLMEAGFSVRKQEIIAILIDDAPGSLNSVLKVLAEKGVNIENAYGFLTHESDRAVFVFEVEDLRRTRELLQEAGLQPLSDAEIAAL; encoded by the coding sequence ATGGCGTATCAGGTCTCCGTCTTCGCCGAAAATAAGCCCGGAAGGCTCGGCAGGATCACCGAGGTTTTGGCGAGGGCGAACGTCAACCTCCGCGCCATAACCATAACGGGGACGGAGCGGTATGGGGTCGTGAAGCTCCTCGTGGATAAACCCGATCTGGCCTATGACGTCCTGATGGAGGCGGGGTTCTCGGTCAGAAAGCAGGAGATCATAGCCATCCTGATAGATGACGCGCCCGGAAGCCTCAACTCCGTCCTTAAGGTGTTGGCCGAGAAGGGGGTGAACATCGAGAACGCATACGGCTTCCTGACGCATGAGTCCGACAGGGCAGTCTTCGTCTTCGAGGTCGAAGACCTGCGAAGGACGAGGGAGTTGCTTCAGGAGGCCGGGCTACAGCCTCTGAGCGACGCCGAGATAGCGGCGCTCTAG
- a CDS encoding nucleotidyl transferase AbiEii/AbiGii toxin family protein: MLMGKGIITDLQREILEAFAQLPDSPTFYLTGGTALAEFYLGHRRSYDLDLFTSEMDVISPFSRSFERELSNRFQLNVIRRFQSFVEFEVIRREDAVRLQLALDTPYRFNPPLKSYLGVMVNDYKDLIVDKLLAFFGRAEPRDAVDLFFILKDESVDELLSLAKKKDPGFDLYWFAVSLNRVMDFPDEIDRWPVEMILKVEASEIKRRFSSLAREIMSMIGES, from the coding sequence ATGTTGATGGGTAAGGGTATCATCACCGATCTTCAGAGAGAGATATTGGAGGCCTTCGCCCAGCTTCCCGATTCCCCTACCTTCTATCTGACAGGCGGCACGGCGTTGGCGGAGTTCTATCTCGGACACAGAAGATCTTACGATCTGGACCTTTTCACATCGGAGATGGACGTTATATCTCCCTTCTCCAGATCGTTTGAGCGGGAGCTCAGCAATCGGTTTCAGTTAAACGTGATAAGACGGTTCCAATCCTTTGTCGAGTTTGAGGTGATTCGTCGAGAGGATGCGGTACGGCTTCAGTTGGCTCTGGATACCCCTTACAGATTCAATCCCCCTTTAAAGAGCTATCTCGGCGTTATGGTGAACGATTACAAAGACCTCATAGTGGATAAGCTGCTGGCTTTTTTCGGCCGAGCTGAGCCCAGGGATGCCGTAGATCTGTTCTTCATCCTGAAGGATGAATCCGTGGATGAGCTCCTCTCACTCGCTAAGAAGAAGGATCCGGGTTTCGATCTATACTGGTTCGCTGTGTCATTAAACAGGGTTATGGATTTTCCGGATGAAATCGACCGTTGGCCCGTTGAGATGATCCTGAAAGTTGAGGCCTCAGAGATAAAGAGGAGATTTTCATCTTTAGCTCGTGAGATCATGAGTATGATAGGGGAATCATAG
- a CDS encoding sigma-70 family RNA polymerase sigma factor: protein MSDLRTLIDRSIGGDMDAFSELMLRYQNAVYSIALSALGDFMLAEDVTQEVFISVYQNLFALGDVDNFPRWLRAITMNMCRAFIRERQKGVEIPTSPSSFPIRYCPPSAEREIEEKERHAQLNSALKALPEEQRRILLLRYMEEMSYDEMAQFLGISRSAVESKLYRARKALQDEMLRNAERQLRSSRLSEGFTERVRREITERFLLMEESEIDISPDDTLVIYHDLGAPDTVSWAPLKIIGSDEGMFILRRSFLGRSTDEARGMIGNLNLILERRSGNLVDEITRGNIWSEAVKDRGEIIARYKSRLRFIQELGEIFERSFEEANDALREVLSGEAVLLSLRTDLPSAISVHPDDAGRFFRPFILNDRRGIGPPMNVEMTLRLPPCRRVVVIGNGIVGIREVKADLLLVGNGALQFIADDVTGSIEAYGAIPIRIKGIRGDVTVRNPFYRHGVVVRKGTISRVRAPVVTSRIGDIRGDLRMTLMDVDLAIRDVRGEVEVENPFGSTEMTIPRDPPKRGEIRSVSGLISIRISKEADERISVGMWSECGAIHLGEWGKSVYRHNDAFVMYVGSALWEEAEGADLKARTVAGEIKISHL from the coding sequence ATGTCCGATCTCAGGACCCTGATCGATAGATCCATAGGCGGCGATATGGATGCCTTCAGCGAGCTGATGCTCAGATACCAGAACGCCGTCTACAGCATAGCGCTTAGCGCCCTTGGCGATTTCATGCTGGCCGAAGATGTGACCCAGGAGGTCTTCATCTCGGTCTACCAGAACCTATTCGCCCTCGGCGACGTCGATAATTTCCCCAGATGGCTGAGGGCTATAACGATGAACATGTGCAGGGCATTTATCAGAGAACGTCAGAAAGGCGTTGAGATCCCCACCTCGCCCTCCTCGTTTCCCATCAGATACTGTCCCCCGTCGGCCGAGCGGGAGATTGAGGAGAAGGAGAGACACGCCCAACTCAACTCGGCGCTCAAGGCGCTGCCCGAGGAGCAGAGGAGGATACTGCTGCTGAGATATATGGAGGAGATGAGCTACGACGAGATGGCCCAGTTCCTGGGGATAAGCAGATCGGCCGTCGAGTCGAAGCTATACAGGGCCAGAAAGGCCCTCCAGGATGAGATGCTCAGAAACGCCGAAAGACAGCTCCGTAGCAGCAGGCTCTCGGAGGGGTTCACCGAAAGAGTCCGGAGGGAGATCACCGAGAGGTTCCTGCTGATGGAGGAGAGCGAGATCGATATATCGCCGGACGACACCCTGGTCATCTATCATGACCTCGGCGCGCCCGATACTGTCTCGTGGGCGCCGCTGAAGATCATCGGCTCAGATGAGGGCATGTTCATCCTCCGCAGATCCTTCCTCGGCCGATCGACCGACGAGGCCAGGGGGATGATCGGCAACCTGAACCTCATACTCGAAAGGCGATCCGGAAACCTCGTCGATGAGATCACAAGGGGGAACATATGGAGCGAGGCGGTGAAGGACAGGGGCGAGATAATCGCCAGATATAAATCCAGGCTGCGTTTCATCCAGGAGCTGGGCGAGATCTTCGAGCGGAGCTTCGAGGAGGCCAACGACGCTCTGAGGGAGGTGCTGAGCGGCGAGGCGGTGCTTCTCTCCCTCAGAACCGATCTCCCCTCGGCGATATCCGTCCATCCCGATGACGCCGGCAGGTTCTTCAGGCCCTTCATACTCAACGATCGACGCGGCATCGGCCCGCCGATGAACGTCGAGATGACCCTGCGCCTGCCCCCCTGCAGAAGGGTCGTCGTCATCGGAAACGGCATCGTGGGGATAAGAGAAGTGAAGGCCGATCTGCTGCTCGTGGGCAACGGCGCCCTTCAGTTCATCGCCGATGATGTGACGGGATCAATCGAAGCTTACGGCGCCATTCCCATCAGGATAAAGGGCATAAGGGGCGACGTGACCGTCAGAAATCCCTTCTACAGGCACGGCGTCGTCGTCAGGAAAGGGACCATCTCGCGCGTCAGGGCGCCCGTCGTGACGTCCAGGATAGGGGATATCAGGGGCGATCTGAGGATGACGCTCATGGACGTGGACCTTGCCATACGGGATGTCCGCGGCGAGGTGGAGGTCGAAAACCCGTTCGGATCGACCGAGATGACGATACCGCGGGATCCGCCGAAGAGGGGCGAGATCAGATCCGTCTCCGGCCTCATATCCATCCGAATCTCGAAGGAGGCCGACGAGAGGATCTCCGTCGGGATGTGGTCCGAATGCGGAGCCATCCATTTGGGCGAATGGGGGAAATCGGTATATAGACATAACGACGCCTTCGTCATGTACGTCGGCTCGGCCCTCTGGGAGGAGGCCGAGGGGGCCGACCTGAAGGCCAGGACGGTCGCGGGGGAGATAAAGATTAGTCATTTGTAG